One window from the genome of Hyperolius riggenbachi isolate aHypRig1 chromosome 6, aHypRig1.pri, whole genome shotgun sequence encodes:
- the LOC137522031 gene encoding transcription factor HES-5-like, which produces MAPYDRLDELDHHMGKDTRKLRKPVIEKMRRDRINSSIEQLRLLLEKEFHKHQLPSKPEKADILEMAVNLLREQLHRASKAVVPCKATFSTTTKEAEFISKNYLSTARSYWSDPNKLDSSRENPYHPLAPPNQDAKQAAQACSSADLWRPW; this is translated from the exons ATGGCTCCTTATGATAGGTTGGATGAGCTGGACCACCACATGGGCAAAGACACGAGGAAG TTGAGGAAGCCGGTTATTGAGAAAATGAGAAGAGATCGCATCAACAGCAGCATCGAGCAGCTCCGCCTCTTACTGGAGAAAGAGTTCCACAAGCATCAGCTGCCCTCTAAGCCTGAGAAGGCCGACATATTGGAGATGGCCGTAAATCTACTGAGAGAGCAGCTACATCGAGCAAGTAAGG CCGTGGTTCCCTGTAAAGCAACCTTCTCTACGACAACAAAAGAAGCAGAATTTATCTCTAAAAACTACTTGTCTACAGCCAGGAGCTACTGGAGCGACCCCAATAAACTCGATTCTTCCAGGGAAAATCCCTACCATCCTTTAGCTCCGCCCAACCAAGACGCCAAACAGGCGGCACAGGCCTGCAGTTCGGCAGATCTCTGGAGGCCTTGGTGA
- the LOC137520694 gene encoding transcription factor HES-5-like isoform X1, with translation MAPCSMRTLDHQSSNGLRKLRKPVIEKMRRDRINSSIEQLRLLLEKEFHKHQLPSKPEKADILEMTVSFLQQHMAGKNVTSAPSPVHRDSYSTGIQDSACYMAQDNMTRHFNTTLTPASPVPGQLSESKSVWRPW, from the exons ATGGCTCCCTGCAGTATGAGGACACTGGACCATCAGTCTAGCAATGGCCTCCGCAAG TTGAGGAAGCCCGTTATTGAGAAAATGAGAAGAGATCGCATCAACAGCAGCATCGAGCAGCTCCGCCTCTTACTGGAGAAAGAGTTCCACAAGCATCAGCTGCCCTCCAAGCCTGAGAAGGCCGACATATTGGAGATGACCGTCTCCTTCCTGCAGCAGCACATGGCTGGGAAAA ATGTGACATCAGCCCCCAGCCCAGTCCATAGAGACAGCTACTCCACTGGCATCCAAGACTCTGCCTGCTACATGGCTCAGGACAACATGACCAGACACTTCAATACAACCCTAACACCAGCCTCGCCTGTCCCTGGTCAGCTCAGCGAGAGTAAATCTGTATGGAGACCCTGGTGA
- the LOC137520694 gene encoding transcription factor HES-5-like isoform X2 has translation MRRDRINSSIEQLRLLLEKEFHKHQLPSKPEKADILEMTVSFLQQHMAGKNVTSAPSPVHRDSYSTGIQDSACYMAQDNMTRHFNTTLTPASPVPGQLSESKSVWRPW, from the exons ATGAGAAGAGATCGCATCAACAGCAGCATCGAGCAGCTCCGCCTCTTACTGGAGAAAGAGTTCCACAAGCATCAGCTGCCCTCCAAGCCTGAGAAGGCCGACATATTGGAGATGACCGTCTCCTTCCTGCAGCAGCACATGGCTGGGAAAA ATGTGACATCAGCCCCCAGCCCAGTCCATAGAGACAGCTACTCCACTGGCATCCAAGACTCTGCCTGCTACATGGCTCAGGACAACATGACCAGACACTTCAATACAACCCTAACACCAGCCTCGCCTGTCCCTGGTCAGCTCAGCGAGAGTAAATCTGTATGGAGACCCTGGTGA